The following coding sequences are from one Pseudonocardia sp. EC080619-01 window:
- a CDS encoding YnfA family protein, producing the protein MILKSVLLFLLAALFEIGGAWLVWQGVREHRGWIWIGAGVVALGIYGFVAALQPDANFGRILAAYGGVFVAGSLAWGVVADGFRPDRYDVTGALICLAGVAVIMYAPRSGAL; encoded by the coding sequence CTGATCCTCAAGTCCGTGCTGCTGTTCCTGCTCGCCGCCCTGTTCGAGATCGGCGGCGCGTGGCTGGTCTGGCAGGGGGTCCGCGAGCATCGTGGCTGGATCTGGATCGGGGCGGGCGTGGTCGCGCTGGGGATCTACGGGTTCGTCGCGGCCCTGCAGCCGGACGCGAACTTCGGACGGATCCTCGCGGCCTACGGCGGGGTGTTCGTGGCGGGGTCCCTGGCCTGGGGTGTCGTCGCCGACGGGTTCCGGCCGGACCGCTACGACGTCACCGGCGCGCTGATCTGCCTCGCCGGCGTCGCCGTGATCATGTATGCGCCGAGGTCCGGCGCGCTCTGA
- a CDS encoding NUDIX domain-containing protein, which produces MDHLARPVSGVGVVLRRDDGRVAIGHRVTAGETPSWSFPGGHLEGAEAPVRTALRELAEETGVVATTGTLFAVCVRTAGSGVTFAVHVPAPAGAELAVTEPHAVDAWTWADPDDLPEPLFAHTAAVQHAWRSPGVQLAGWDLHAVAGGVALDR; this is translated from the coding sequence GTGGATCACCTCGCGCGTCCGGTCTCCGGTGTCGGTGTCGTCCTCCGGCGCGACGACGGCCGGGTCGCCATCGGCCACCGCGTCACCGCCGGCGAGACGCCGAGCTGGTCGTTCCCCGGCGGGCACCTCGAGGGCGCCGAGGCCCCGGTGCGGACCGCGCTGCGCGAGCTCGCCGAGGAGACCGGGGTGGTGGCCACGACCGGCACGCTGTTCGCGGTGTGCGTGCGGACCGCCGGCAGCGGCGTCACGTTCGCGGTGCACGTGCCCGCCCCGGCCGGGGCCGAGCTCGCCGTCACCGAGCCGCACGCCGTCGACGCCTGGACCTGGGCCGATCCGGACGACCTGCCGGAACCGCTGTTCGCGCACACCGCCGCGGTGCAGCACGCGTGGCGGTCACCGGGCGTCCAGCTGGCGGGGTGGGACCTGCACGCGGTGGCGGGCGGGGTCGCCCTCGACCGATGA
- a CDS encoding TraR/DksA C4-type zinc finger protein produces MDLAAERARVAGRIASLRREIEALAEEQAFTSHDDEHDPEGVTIAVQRAQLQGLLDVAEREHADLGRAAERVADGSYGVCVLCGRPIGTERLEALPATTTCITCASRPRRGRQPGPGPR; encoded by the coding sequence ATGGACCTCGCCGCCGAGCGCGCCCGTGTGGCCGGCCGGATCGCGTCGCTGCGGCGGGAGATCGAGGCGCTGGCCGAGGAGCAGGCCTTCACCAGCCACGACGACGAGCACGATCCCGAGGGCGTCACGATCGCCGTCCAGCGGGCGCAGCTGCAGGGGCTGCTCGACGTGGCCGAGCGGGAGCACGCCGATCTCGGCAGGGCCGCGGAGCGGGTCGCGGACGGCAGCTACGGCGTCTGCGTGCTCTGCGGACGGCCGATCGGGACGGAACGCCTCGAGGCGCTGCCCGCAACGACGACCTGCATCACCTGCGCGTCCCGGCCGCGCCGCGGCCGTCAGCCGGGCCCCGGGCCCCGCTGA
- a CDS encoding HAMP domain-containing sensor histidine kinase, which produces MPSVLDRLPLRHLPLRHRVGVAFALVSLVVTGLFATVTWNLASYHLEEQRIEGAVRQADVNLRLVEQAVTTRPDGDGLGELLTGLAGTPDTTVALRRDGRWTTSGRAVDPELLPRSLLDAARPGVPAREQLVVGGMPALVVAHPMPGGDLLVEVFPIQRPDGTLRFLGLVLFAGVAVSTVLGLALGHWAGRRALLPLTELTRAAGRVAGGDLAARLPDSADAELAPLVATFNRTADDLEHRVQRDARFAADVSHELRSPLTTLVNAVAVLRRRRAELPPTAQQAVDLLDGDVQRFRRMVVDLLEISRSDDLEREPWELGELVRGLVAARGCGTPPEIDAPAAVTVHADRRRLDQVLGNLLDNADAHGGGALRVGVSARDGRARIEVDDDGPGVPAGRRTEVFERFSRGTLAGSRGDGGGTGLGLSLVAVHVRRHDGSVWIEDRPGGGARVVVELPGGGGAPDQRGPGPG; this is translated from the coding sequence ATGCCGTCCGTGCTCGACCGCCTGCCGCTGCGCCACCTCCCGCTGCGCCACCGCGTCGGCGTCGCGTTCGCGCTGGTCTCGCTGGTCGTGACCGGGCTGTTCGCCACCGTCACCTGGAACCTCGCCTCCTACCACCTGGAGGAGCAGCGGATCGAGGGCGCGGTCCGGCAGGCCGACGTCAACCTGCGGCTCGTCGAGCAGGCCGTCACCACCCGGCCCGACGGGGACGGTCTGGGCGAGCTGCTCACCGGCCTCGCCGGGACGCCGGACACCACGGTGGCGCTGCGCCGCGACGGCCGCTGGACGACCAGCGGTCGTGCGGTCGACCCGGAACTGCTCCCCCGCTCGCTGCTCGACGCGGCACGGCCGGGTGTCCCGGCCCGCGAGCAGCTGGTGGTCGGCGGGATGCCGGCACTCGTCGTCGCCCATCCGATGCCCGGCGGGGACCTCCTCGTGGAGGTCTTCCCGATCCAGCGGCCCGACGGCACCCTGCGGTTCCTGGGGCTGGTGCTGTTCGCCGGGGTCGCCGTCAGCACGGTGCTCGGGCTCGCGCTCGGCCACTGGGCCGGACGGCGGGCGCTGCTGCCGCTCACCGAGCTCACCCGGGCCGCCGGACGGGTCGCCGGCGGCGACCTGGCCGCCCGCCTCCCGGACAGCGCCGACGCCGAGCTCGCGCCGCTGGTCGCCACGTTCAACCGGACCGCCGACGACCTGGAGCACCGGGTGCAGCGCGACGCCCGGTTCGCCGCCGACGTCAGCCACGAGCTGCGGTCGCCGCTGACCACGCTGGTGAACGCGGTGGCGGTGCTGCGCAGGCGGCGTGCGGAGCTGCCGCCGACGGCGCAGCAGGCCGTGGACCTGCTCGACGGCGACGTCCAGCGGTTCCGCCGGATGGTGGTGGACCTGCTGGAGATCTCCCGCAGCGACGATCTCGAGCGGGAGCCGTGGGAGCTCGGGGAGCTCGTCCGCGGCCTGGTGGCGGCCCGGGGCTGCGGCACGCCGCCGGAGATCGACGCCCCCGCCGCGGTGACCGTCCACGCCGACCGGCGGCGGCTCGACCAGGTGCTCGGCAACCTGCTCGACAACGCCGACGCGCACGGCGGCGGCGCGCTGCGGGTGGGCGTCTCGGCCCGCGACGGCCGCGCCCGCATCGAGGTCGACGACGACGGTCCCGGCGTCCCGGCCGGGCGCCGGACCGAGGTCTTCGAGCGGTTCTCCCGCGGGACCCTCGCCGGGAGCCGTGGCGACGGCGGCGGCACCGGGCTGGGTCTGTCGCTGGTCGCCGTGCACGTCCGGCGGCACGACGGCAGCGTGTGGATCGAGGACCGGCCCGGCGGTGGTGCCCGGGTGGTCGTGGAGCTGCCCGGTGGGGGCGGCGCGCCGGATCAGCGGGGCCCGGGGCCCGGCTGA
- a CDS encoding MerR family transcriptional regulator: MVRYRISQLAERVGVPSTTLRYYESRGLLPARRTPGSYRSYDERDVERVRFIVTAKDLGLPLDRIRDLLGVWRDGMCRDVRSRLLPLVTGQIDAADDRVRDLRAFRGRLVAARDRLRALPDRDAPCDPDCAFLTGGGPAADAPPPVACALDPADHAARLDRWRTVLSGTAPRRLGDGSVRTEIDHDRTAGIAALIADEVRCCPFLTFTLTVTHDGARLDASAPPDARHLLDDLFTAPTGVLPC, encoded by the coding sequence GTGGTCCGCTACCGCATCTCGCAGCTCGCCGAACGGGTCGGCGTCCCGTCGACGACGCTGCGCTACTACGAGTCCCGGGGCCTGCTCCCCGCCCGGCGGACCCCCGGCAGCTACCGGAGCTACGACGAGCGCGACGTCGAGCGGGTCCGGTTCATCGTCACCGCCAAGGATCTCGGGCTCCCGCTCGACCGGATCCGCGACCTGCTCGGAGTCTGGCGGGACGGCATGTGCCGCGACGTCCGCAGCCGGCTCCTCCCGCTGGTCACGGGCCAGATCGACGCGGCCGACGACCGCGTCCGGGACCTCCGCGCGTTCCGCGGGCGGCTCGTCGCGGCCCGGGACCGGCTGCGCGCCCTGCCCGACCGCGACGCACCGTGCGACCCGGACTGCGCCTTCCTCACCGGTGGTGGCCCGGCCGCGGACGCGCCACCCCCGGTCGCCTGCGCGCTGGATCCCGCTGACCACGCCGCCCGGCTCGACCGCTGGCGGACGGTCCTGTCCGGGACGGCGCCCCGGCGTCTCGGCGACGGGAGCGTCCGGACGGAGATCGACCACGACCGCACCGCCGGGATCGCCGCGCTGATCGCCGACGAGGTGCGGTGCTGCCCGTTCCTCACCTTCACCCTCACCGTCACCCACGACGGCGCCCGGCTCGACGCGTCCGCTCCTCCCGACGCCCGGCACCTGCTCGACGACCTGTTCACGGCCCCGACCGGAGTCCTCCCGTGCTGA
- a CDS encoding putative quinol monooxygenase produces the protein MSTAGGRGHQDMLIVAGHLLVDAADRDRYVADCATVVALARGAAGCLDFTITADPLDPQRVNVYERWAGEDELLAFRGSGTDDGTAARILTADVHRYSISAVGEP, from the coding sequence ATGAGTACGGCCGGCGGGCGCGGTCACCAGGACATGCTCATCGTCGCCGGACACCTGCTCGTCGACGCCGCGGACCGCGACCGCTACGTCGCCGACTGCGCGACGGTCGTCGCGCTCGCCCGCGGTGCCGCCGGATGCCTCGACTTCACGATCACCGCCGATCCGCTCGACCCGCAGCGGGTGAACGTCTACGAGCGCTGGGCGGGCGAGGACGAGCTGCTGGCCTTCCGCGGCTCCGGCACGGACGACGGCACCGCCGCGCGGATCCTCACCGCCGACGTGCACCGGTACTCGATCTCGGCCGTCGGGGAGCCCTGA